A genomic window from Syngnathus typhle isolate RoL2023-S1 ecotype Sweden linkage group LG18, RoL_Styp_1.0, whole genome shotgun sequence includes:
- the lg18h10orf88 gene encoding ATPase PAAT isoform X2 gives MHHLSESSCCQGGNTSNLMTHLECAHGIKLKDRPVLDCLHGAANANANATALTTPSSSCDHALTTSHVDVAVKMGPAWRCQDEGRSPADVMFTVDAMVPDNDGSEEEQKLMQTLGGDGVLLERADANTSEPCVLMLSCGLAGVAAIGRLTIISEAQTMEVYLPTGEYCGTVRGQKQDHIQDGDRGPFYRKQLDLDDTPSSCDVKLLSLAGRSSVLLCGVVVALRPLQPSLPRDAGAIDLQQVQSLVNGMGGDLSPGAQNLMDMLHFQQKNQSSFLPLLMGGGLLSSLATPPCVGTIQGPADLPGPAPPAPDDRLAQMTRRFLSGSRDNGAGAVSPDLLRELCAQLTPLKLERNNTQTADVSMERRLEEMERRLKEHVDRRLDALEHKLDRVLLGALQQGEPAAPMPDDPPAAQVQTTM, from the exons ATGCACCATTTGTCAGAAAGTAGTTGCTGCCAAGGGGGAAATACGAGCAACCTTATGACGCACTTGGAGTGTGCTCACGGGATAAAGCTAAAAGACCGCCCCGTGTTAGACTGTTTACATGGAGcggctaatgctaatgctaacgccACAGCTTTAACGACTCCTTCCAGCTCTTGTGACCATGCTTTGACAACGAGTCACG TAGACGTGGCTGTGAAGATGGGACCGGCCTGGCGGTGTCAGGACGAAGGCCGCAGCCCGGCTGACGTGATGTTTACGGTGGACGCCATGGTGCCGGATAATGATGGCAGCGAAGAGGAACAGAAGCTGATGCAGACACTCGG GGGCGACGGTGTCCTGTTGGAGAGGGCGGATGCCAACACGAGCGAACCCTGCGTCCTGATGCTGAGCTGCGGCCTCGCCGGGGTCGCCGCCATCGGCCGCCTGACGATAATCAGCGAGGCGCAGACCATGGAGGTATACCTGCCCACGGGGGAATACTGCGGCACTGTCCGGGGCCAGAAGCAAGACCACATCCAGGATGGCGACAG AGGACCTTTCTACAGGAAGCAGCTGGACCTCGACGACACGCCGTCGTCATGTGACGTGAAG CTGCTCTCTCTGGCGGGTCGTAGCAGCGTGCTGCTCTGCGGCGTGGTGGTGGCCCTCCGGCCTCTGCAGCCCAGCCTGCCCCGAGATGCCGGTGCCATCGACCTGCAGCAGGTCCAGAGTCTGGTGAACGGAATGGGCGGCGACCTCTCGCCGGGGGCTCAGAACCTCATGGACATGCTGCACTTCCAGCAGAAG AACCAAAGCAGCTTTCTGCCGCTCCTGATGGGCGGGGGACTCTTGTCCTCTTTGGCCACCCCACCGTGTGTTGGGACCATACAG GGTCCAGCGGACCTGCCAGGGCCCGCTCCTCCAGCTCCCGATGACCGGCTGGCCCAGATGACGCGCCGCTTCCTGTCGGGCAGCCGGGACAACGGTGCGGGCGCCGTCTCACCCGACTTGCTGCGCGAGCTCTGCGCTCAGCTGACACCACTCAAACTGGAGCGCAACAACACACA GACAGCAGACGTGTCCATGGAGCGCCGCCTTGAGGAAATGGAGCGGCGTCTGAAGGAGCATGTGGACCGCCGCCTGGACGCTCTGGAGCACAAGCTGGACAGAGTGCTCCTCGGCGCCCTCCAGCAGGGGGAGCCCGCGGCCCCTATGCCCGACGACCCACCCGCGGCTCAGGTCCAGACAACAATGTag
- the lg18h10orf88 gene encoding ATPase PAAT isoform X1: MHHLSESSCCQGGNTSNLMTHLECAHGIKLKDRPVLDCLHGAANANANATALTTPSSSCDHALTTSHAPTVDVAVKMGPAWRCQDEGRSPADVMFTVDAMVPDNDGSEEEQKLMQTLGGDGVLLERADANTSEPCVLMLSCGLAGVAAIGRLTIISEAQTMEVYLPTGEYCGTVRGQKQDHIQDGDRGPFYRKQLDLDDTPSSCDVKLLSLAGRSSVLLCGVVVALRPLQPSLPRDAGAIDLQQVQSLVNGMGGDLSPGAQNLMDMLHFQQKNQSSFLPLLMGGGLLSSLATPPCVGTIQGPADLPGPAPPAPDDRLAQMTRRFLSGSRDNGAGAVSPDLLRELCAQLTPLKLERNNTQTADVSMERRLEEMERRLKEHVDRRLDALEHKLDRVLLGALQQGEPAAPMPDDPPAAQVQTTM; encoded by the exons ATGCACCATTTGTCAGAAAGTAGTTGCTGCCAAGGGGGAAATACGAGCAACCTTATGACGCACTTGGAGTGTGCTCACGGGATAAAGCTAAAAGACCGCCCCGTGTTAGACTGTTTACATGGAGcggctaatgctaatgctaacgccACAGCTTTAACGACTCCTTCCAGCTCTTGTGACCATGCTTTGACAACGAGTCACG CCCCCACAGTAGACGTGGCTGTGAAGATGGGACCGGCCTGGCGGTGTCAGGACGAAGGCCGCAGCCCGGCTGACGTGATGTTTACGGTGGACGCCATGGTGCCGGATAATGATGGCAGCGAAGAGGAACAGAAGCTGATGCAGACACTCGG GGGCGACGGTGTCCTGTTGGAGAGGGCGGATGCCAACACGAGCGAACCCTGCGTCCTGATGCTGAGCTGCGGCCTCGCCGGGGTCGCCGCCATCGGCCGCCTGACGATAATCAGCGAGGCGCAGACCATGGAGGTATACCTGCCCACGGGGGAATACTGCGGCACTGTCCGGGGCCAGAAGCAAGACCACATCCAGGATGGCGACAG AGGACCTTTCTACAGGAAGCAGCTGGACCTCGACGACACGCCGTCGTCATGTGACGTGAAG CTGCTCTCTCTGGCGGGTCGTAGCAGCGTGCTGCTCTGCGGCGTGGTGGTGGCCCTCCGGCCTCTGCAGCCCAGCCTGCCCCGAGATGCCGGTGCCATCGACCTGCAGCAGGTCCAGAGTCTGGTGAACGGAATGGGCGGCGACCTCTCGCCGGGGGCTCAGAACCTCATGGACATGCTGCACTTCCAGCAGAAG AACCAAAGCAGCTTTCTGCCGCTCCTGATGGGCGGGGGACTCTTGTCCTCTTTGGCCACCCCACCGTGTGTTGGGACCATACAG GGTCCAGCGGACCTGCCAGGGCCCGCTCCTCCAGCTCCCGATGACCGGCTGGCCCAGATGACGCGCCGCTTCCTGTCGGGCAGCCGGGACAACGGTGCGGGCGCCGTCTCACCCGACTTGCTGCGCGAGCTCTGCGCTCAGCTGACACCACTCAAACTGGAGCGCAACAACACACA GACAGCAGACGTGTCCATGGAGCGCCGCCTTGAGGAAATGGAGCGGCGTCTGAAGGAGCATGTGGACCGCCGCCTGGACGCTCTGGAGCACAAGCTGGACAGAGTGCTCCTCGGCGCCCTCCAGCAGGGGGAGCCCGCGGCCCCTATGCCCGACGACCCACCCGCGGCTCAGGTCCAGACAACAATGTag
- the LOC133171435 gene encoding disintegrin and metalloproteinase domain-containing protein 11-like isoform X2, with protein sequence MRPVRWLLFAAVYARCSVSGVREGWQPPTEVLVQPKRLLQQIHSQDELLHSHLDTRVQNSSTRALPVHLAQSSFLVEAFGSSFILDLELNHHLLSTDYVERDFEEDGQPSQMKGGEHCYYHGRLRGLPRSWVAVSTCRGLWGMFSDGNVSYGIEPAGGGEADHVVYHMPRIDLLPFPPPDGKRRDGDDWSALEARKRLANSLRRSKRQVRRGQRTVQTETKYIELMVVNDHELFVQQRRSTFKTKNFAKAVVNMADAIYKDQLNTRIVLVAMETWSSENRIAVGDDALLTLRDFMKYRKASIRERCDAVHLLSGRTFMSSRSEAAYIGGICSLNRGGGINEYGAMGPVAITLCQSLGQNIGMLRNKDRPAAGDCRCPDPWLGCIMEDTGYYLPRKFSRCSVDEYLRFLQQGGGSCLFNKPSKLLDPPECGNGYVELGEECDCGTLVECTRNGANCCKKCTLTHNAMCSNGLCCKDCKYELRGVTCREAVNDCDIPETCVGDSGQCPHNVHKLDGYTCEASRGRCYGGRCKTRDSQCRSLWGYSAADRFCYEKLNSEGTEKGNCGPEPGGRGWLNCNKQDVLCGLLLCTNVSQKPSFGELQGKLTGLTIYHHNRYFDCRGGHAVLDDGLDLGYVEDGTPCGPDMMCLERRCLPVTNFNLSMCPGSSVARICSHHGTCSNELKCICDRDYTGKDCSVFDPIPIPTPAEGLGQHKGPSGTNIIIGSVAGAILVAAIVLGGTGWGFKNIRRGRSSGV encoded by the exons ATGCGTCCTGTCAGATGGCTGCTGTTCGCCGCAGTGTATGCGCGGTGCTCCGTGTCGG GTGTGAGGGAGGGCTGGCAGCCCCCCACTGAAGTTCTCGTGCAGCCCAAAAGGCTCCTGCAGCAGATCCACTCCCAGGACGAGCTGCTCCACAGCCACCTCGACACCCGCGTCCAAAACTCCTCGACGAGGGCGCTG CCCGTGCATCTGGCCCAGAGTAGCTTCCTGGTGGAGGCCTTTGGCAGCTCGTTTATCCTCGACTTGGAACTCAACCA TCACCTCCTGTCGACGGACTATGTGGAGAGAGACTTTGAAGAGGACGGGCAACCGTCGCAGATGAAG GGAGGCGAACACTGTTACTACCACGGGCGTTTGCGAGGGCTGCCCCGATCTTGGGTGGCTGTGTCCACCTGCCGCGGCCTGTG GGGGATGTTCTCCGACGGGAACGTCTCCTACGGGATCGAACCGGCGGGCGGTGGCGAG GCGGACCATGTCGTGTATCACATGCCTCGCATCGACCTCCTCCCGTTTCCACCTCCAG ACGGGAAGAGGCGGGATGGAGACGACTGGTCTGCCCTGGAGGCGAGGAAGAGGCTTGCCAACAGCTTGAGACGATCAAAACGACAA GTGCGCCGGGGTCAACGCACAGTGCAGACCGAGACCAAATACATCGAACTGATGGTCGTAAATGACCATGAACTG TTCGTCCAACAGCGTCGCTCGACCTTTAAGACAAAGAACTTTGCCAAAGCGGTGGTGAACATGGCGGATGCG ATCTATAAGGATCAGCTCAACACGCGCATCGTCCTGGTCGCCATGGAAACGTGGTCGTCGGAAAACCGCATCGCGGTGGGCGACGACGCCCTGCTGACCCTGCGCGACTTCATGAAGTACCGCAAGGCCAGCATTCGCGAGCGTTGCGACGCCGTGCACCTCCTCTC CGGGAGGACGTTCATGAGCAGCCGCAGCGAGGCCGCCTACATCGGCGGAATCTGCTCGCTCAACAGAGGTGGTGGCATCAATGAG TATGGCGCCATGGGCCCGGTGGCCATCACGCTGTGCCAAAGCCTGGGCCAGAACATCGGAATGCTGAGGAATAAGGACAGACCTGCTGCAG GAGACTGCAGGTGTCCAGACCCGTGGCTGGGATGCATCATGGAGGACACTGG CTACTACCTCCCCAGGAAGTTCTCTCGCTGCAGCGTGGACGAGTATCTCCGCTTTCTACAGCAAGGCGGCGGCAGCTGCTTGTTCAACAAGCCCAGCAAG CTGCTGGACCCGCCCGAGTGCGGCAACGGATACGTGGAGCTGGGTGAGGAGTGCGACTGTGGCACACTCGTG GAGTGCACCCGCAACGGGGCAAACTGCTGCAAGAAGTGCACACTGACCCACAATGCCATGTGCAGCAACGGCCTCTGCTGCAAGGACTGCAAG TACGAACTGAGAGGCGTGACGTGTCGCGAGGCCGTCAACGACTGTGACATCCCAGAAACGTGCGTAGGGGACTCCGGCCAG TGCCCTCACAATGTCCATAAACTGGACGGCTACACGTGCGAGGCCAGCCGG ggCCGCTGCTACGGAGGCCGCTGTAAGACCAGAGACAGCCAGTGCAGGAGCCTGTGGGGCTACA GCGCCGCTGACAGATTTTGCTACGAAAAACTCAATTCGGAGGGCACGGAGAAAGGGAACTGCGGTCCTGAGCCCGGCGGCCGGGGATGGCTGAATTGTAACAAACA GGACGTTCTATGCGGTCTGCTGCTGTGCACCAACGTGAGCCAAAAGCCCAGCTTTGGCGAGCTGCAGGGCAAACTCACCGGTTTGACTATCTATCATCACAACAGATACTTTGACTGCAG gggcGGTCACGCTGTGCTGGACGACGGCTTGGACTTGGGCTACGTGGAAGACGGGACACCGTGCGGGCCCGACATGATGTGCCTGGAACGCCGCTGCCTCCCGGTCACCAACTTCAATCTCAGCATGTGTCCCGGCTCGTCCGTGGCGCGCATCTGCTCCCATCACGGC ACGTGCAGCAACGAGCTGAAGTGTATCTGCGATCGCGACTACACCGGCAAAGACTGCAGCGTGTTTGACCCCATTCCCATTCCCACGCCAGCCGAGGGCCTGGGGCAACATAAAG GTCCGAGCGGTACCAACATCATCATTGGCTCGGTGGCCGGTGCCATCCTGGTGGCTGCCATCGTCCTGGGAGGCACTGGATGGGGATTCAA AAACATCCGGAGAGGAAG ATCTTCTGGAGTTTGA
- the LOC133171435 gene encoding disintegrin and metalloproteinase domain-containing protein 11-like isoform X1: MRPVRWLLFAAVYARCSVSGVREGWQPPTEVLVQPKRLLQQIHSQDELLHSHLDTRVQNSSTRALPVHLAQSSFLVEAFGSSFILDLELNHHLLSTDYVERDFEEDGQPSQMKGGEHCYYHGRLRGLPRSWVAVSTCRGLWGMFSDGNVSYGIEPAGGGEADHVVYHMPRIDLLPFPPPDGKRRDGDDWSALEARKRLANSLRRSKRQVRRGQRTVQTETKYIELMVVNDHELFVQQRRSTFKTKNFAKAVVNMADAIYKDQLNTRIVLVAMETWSSENRIAVGDDALLTLRDFMKYRKASIRERCDAVHLLSGRTFMSSRSEAAYIGGICSLNRGGGINEYGAMGPVAITLCQSLGQNIGMLRNKDRPAAGDCRCPDPWLGCIMEDTGYYLPRKFSRCSVDEYLRFLQQGGGSCLFNKPSKLLDPPECGNGYVELGEECDCGTLVECTRNGANCCKKCTLTHNAMCSNGLCCKDCKYELRGVTCREAVNDCDIPETCVGDSGQCPHNVHKLDGYTCEASRGRCYGGRCKTRDSQCRSLWGYSAADRFCYEKLNSEGTEKGNCGPEPGGRGWLNCNKQDVLCGLLLCTNVSQKPSFGELQGKLTGLTIYHHNRYFDCRGGHAVLDDGLDLGYVEDGTPCGPDMMCLERRCLPVTNFNLSMCPGSSVARICSHHGTCSNELKCICDRDYTGKDCSVFDPIPIPTPAEGLGQHKGPSGTNIIIGSVAGAILVAAIVLGGTGWGFKNIRRGRYDQAFES; encoded by the exons ATGCGTCCTGTCAGATGGCTGCTGTTCGCCGCAGTGTATGCGCGGTGCTCCGTGTCGG GTGTGAGGGAGGGCTGGCAGCCCCCCACTGAAGTTCTCGTGCAGCCCAAAAGGCTCCTGCAGCAGATCCACTCCCAGGACGAGCTGCTCCACAGCCACCTCGACACCCGCGTCCAAAACTCCTCGACGAGGGCGCTG CCCGTGCATCTGGCCCAGAGTAGCTTCCTGGTGGAGGCCTTTGGCAGCTCGTTTATCCTCGACTTGGAACTCAACCA TCACCTCCTGTCGACGGACTATGTGGAGAGAGACTTTGAAGAGGACGGGCAACCGTCGCAGATGAAG GGAGGCGAACACTGTTACTACCACGGGCGTTTGCGAGGGCTGCCCCGATCTTGGGTGGCTGTGTCCACCTGCCGCGGCCTGTG GGGGATGTTCTCCGACGGGAACGTCTCCTACGGGATCGAACCGGCGGGCGGTGGCGAG GCGGACCATGTCGTGTATCACATGCCTCGCATCGACCTCCTCCCGTTTCCACCTCCAG ACGGGAAGAGGCGGGATGGAGACGACTGGTCTGCCCTGGAGGCGAGGAAGAGGCTTGCCAACAGCTTGAGACGATCAAAACGACAA GTGCGCCGGGGTCAACGCACAGTGCAGACCGAGACCAAATACATCGAACTGATGGTCGTAAATGACCATGAACTG TTCGTCCAACAGCGTCGCTCGACCTTTAAGACAAAGAACTTTGCCAAAGCGGTGGTGAACATGGCGGATGCG ATCTATAAGGATCAGCTCAACACGCGCATCGTCCTGGTCGCCATGGAAACGTGGTCGTCGGAAAACCGCATCGCGGTGGGCGACGACGCCCTGCTGACCCTGCGCGACTTCATGAAGTACCGCAAGGCCAGCATTCGCGAGCGTTGCGACGCCGTGCACCTCCTCTC CGGGAGGACGTTCATGAGCAGCCGCAGCGAGGCCGCCTACATCGGCGGAATCTGCTCGCTCAACAGAGGTGGTGGCATCAATGAG TATGGCGCCATGGGCCCGGTGGCCATCACGCTGTGCCAAAGCCTGGGCCAGAACATCGGAATGCTGAGGAATAAGGACAGACCTGCTGCAG GAGACTGCAGGTGTCCAGACCCGTGGCTGGGATGCATCATGGAGGACACTGG CTACTACCTCCCCAGGAAGTTCTCTCGCTGCAGCGTGGACGAGTATCTCCGCTTTCTACAGCAAGGCGGCGGCAGCTGCTTGTTCAACAAGCCCAGCAAG CTGCTGGACCCGCCCGAGTGCGGCAACGGATACGTGGAGCTGGGTGAGGAGTGCGACTGTGGCACACTCGTG GAGTGCACCCGCAACGGGGCAAACTGCTGCAAGAAGTGCACACTGACCCACAATGCCATGTGCAGCAACGGCCTCTGCTGCAAGGACTGCAAG TACGAACTGAGAGGCGTGACGTGTCGCGAGGCCGTCAACGACTGTGACATCCCAGAAACGTGCGTAGGGGACTCCGGCCAG TGCCCTCACAATGTCCATAAACTGGACGGCTACACGTGCGAGGCCAGCCGG ggCCGCTGCTACGGAGGCCGCTGTAAGACCAGAGACAGCCAGTGCAGGAGCCTGTGGGGCTACA GCGCCGCTGACAGATTTTGCTACGAAAAACTCAATTCGGAGGGCACGGAGAAAGGGAACTGCGGTCCTGAGCCCGGCGGCCGGGGATGGCTGAATTGTAACAAACA GGACGTTCTATGCGGTCTGCTGCTGTGCACCAACGTGAGCCAAAAGCCCAGCTTTGGCGAGCTGCAGGGCAAACTCACCGGTTTGACTATCTATCATCACAACAGATACTTTGACTGCAG gggcGGTCACGCTGTGCTGGACGACGGCTTGGACTTGGGCTACGTGGAAGACGGGACACCGTGCGGGCCCGACATGATGTGCCTGGAACGCCGCTGCCTCCCGGTCACCAACTTCAATCTCAGCATGTGTCCCGGCTCGTCCGTGGCGCGCATCTGCTCCCATCACGGC ACGTGCAGCAACGAGCTGAAGTGTATCTGCGATCGCGACTACACCGGCAAAGACTGCAGCGTGTTTGACCCCATTCCCATTCCCACGCCAGCCGAGGGCCTGGGGCAACATAAAG GTCCGAGCGGTACCAACATCATCATTGGCTCGGTGGCCGGTGCCATCCTGGTGGCTGCCATCGTCCTGGGAGGCACTGGATGGGGATTCAA AAACATCCGGAGAGGAAGGTACGACCAGGCCTTTGAGTCCTGA